One window from the genome of Pseudonocardia hierapolitana encodes:
- a CDS encoding GNAT family N-acetyltransferase — MTATATEPPSAIAGQTVVLRPTTPEHVPVFLEILRHPEIAPWWGGYDLERVRRELLGPHGYAIELAGEVVGLILYREETDPDHRHAALDLALHPDHQGQGLGCDALRAMARFLFRIRGHHRVTIDPAAHNERAIRSCARAGFRPIGVMRQYERSTDGGWHDCLLMDLVTDDQP; from the coding sequence ATGACGGCGACCGCCACCGAACCCCCGTCCGCGATCGCAGGCCAGACCGTCGTGCTGCGGCCGACCACGCCCGAGCACGTGCCGGTGTTCCTCGAGATCCTGCGTCACCCCGAGATCGCGCCCTGGTGGGGCGGCTACGACCTGGAGCGGGTGCGGCGCGAGCTGCTCGGACCGCACGGCTACGCGATCGAGCTGGCCGGCGAGGTCGTCGGACTGATCCTCTACCGCGAGGAGACCGACCCCGACCACCGGCACGCCGCGCTCGACCTCGCGTTGCACCCCGACCATCAGGGTCAGGGGCTCGGCTGCGACGCCCTGCGGGCGATGGCGCGGTTCCTGTTCCGCATCCGCGGCCACCACCGGGTCACCATCGACCCGGCCGCGCACAACGAGCGGGCGATCCGCAGCTGCGCCCGTGCCGGGTTCCGGCCGATCGGCGTGATGCGCCAGTACGAGCGCTCCACCGACGGTGGGTGGCACGACTGCCTACTGATGGACCTCGTCACCGACGATCAGCCGTAG
- a CDS encoding maleylpyruvate isomerase family mycothiol-dependent enzyme — protein sequence MNPADALVDENRRLGELLATADPETPVATCPGWVLRQLLTHVGRGDRWAATIVRERAEERVDIRTVPDGKPPADDPVGWLADSARLLVDAVAATGPDVPVWTFTGPKPAAWWIRRRLHESTVHRADAALALGVPYEIEAALAADGVSEWLDILTARPVPADGPALPDGATLHLHATDDGLGADGEWLVRSEDGRVAWEHGHGKGAAAVRGSAADLLQAVLRRIPADDPRLQVLGDAAAWRTWLERTPF from the coding sequence ATGAACCCCGCGGATGCGCTCGTCGACGAGAACCGTCGTCTGGGTGAACTTCTGGCCACCGCCGACCCGGAGACCCCCGTGGCGACCTGCCCCGGGTGGGTGCTCCGGCAGCTGCTCACGCACGTGGGCCGCGGCGACCGGTGGGCGGCGACGATCGTGCGGGAGCGGGCCGAGGAACGGGTCGACATCCGCACCGTGCCGGACGGCAAGCCGCCGGCCGATGACCCGGTCGGCTGGCTCGCCGACAGCGCCCGGCTGCTCGTCGACGCGGTGGCCGCCACCGGTCCGGACGTCCCGGTGTGGACCTTCACCGGCCCCAAGCCCGCCGCGTGGTGGATCCGCAGGCGGCTGCACGAATCCACGGTGCACCGCGCCGATGCGGCGCTCGCCCTCGGCGTGCCGTACGAGATCGAGGCCGCGCTCGCCGCCGACGGCGTCTCCGAGTGGCTCGACATCCTCACCGCACGCCCGGTCCCGGCCGACGGGCCCGCGCTCCCCGACGGCGCCACCCTGCACCTGCACGCCACCGACGACGGCCTCGGGGCGGACGGCGAATGGCTGGTGCGGTCCGAGGACGGACGCGTCGCGTGGGAGCACGGGCACGGCAAGGGCGCCGCGGCGGTGCGGGGGAGTGCGGCCGATCTCCTGCAGGCCGTGTTGCGGCGGATCCCGGCCGACGACCCGCGCCTGCAGGTGCTCGGCGACGCCGCGGCGTGGCGTACGTGGCTGGAGCGCACCCCCTTCTGA
- a CDS encoding phosphotransferase has protein sequence MLRRYREHGRGEVSREAAAMAHVTAHGFPAPAVFAADGTDLVMERLHGPVLLDAVAAGDHDARDAGRVLADLHTRLHALPSRTGTADERVLHLDLHPANVVLTPRGPVLIDWTNATDGPPDLDVALTAVILAQVAVAPGHEYAGVAGAMLTAFLDATGGQALAMLDDAVSRRATDRSLTAAEAGLLGDEAALITSSAR, from the coding sequence GTGCTGCGCCGGTACCGGGAACACGGCCGCGGGGAGGTGTCCCGCGAGGCTGCGGCGATGGCGCACGTCACCGCCCACGGCTTCCCCGCACCCGCCGTGTTCGCCGCCGACGGCACCGATCTGGTGATGGAACGCCTGCACGGGCCGGTGCTCCTGGACGCCGTGGCGGCGGGCGACCACGACGCCCGCGACGCCGGCCGCGTGCTCGCCGACCTGCACACCCGGCTGCACGCACTCCCGTCCCGCACCGGCACCGCAGACGAACGGGTGCTCCACCTCGACCTGCACCCCGCGAACGTCGTGCTCACCCCGCGCGGGCCGGTGCTGATCGATTGGACGAACGCGACCGACGGCCCGCCCGACCTCGACGTCGCCCTCACCGCGGTGATCCTCGCCCAGGTCGCGGTCGCACCCGGACACGAGTACGCCGGCGTGGCGGGGGCGATGCTCACCGCGTTCCTCGACGCGACCGGCGGGCAGGCGCTCGCCATGCTCGACGACGCCGTCTCGCGGCGCGCCACCGATCGCTCGCTGACCGCGGCCGAGGCGGGCCTGCTCGGCGACGAGGCCGCCCTCATCACTTCGTCGGCCCGCTGA
- the icmF gene encoding fused isobutyryl-CoA mutase/GTPase IcmF translates to MAELHVPVNPVRFVTAASLFDGHDAAINIMRRILQRQGAEVIHLGHNRSVDEVVTAAIQEDAQGVAVSSYQGGHIEYFTYLVELLRERGAGHVKVYGGGGGVIVPREIELLHSRGVSRIFSPEDGQRLGLPGMINTMIRDCDVDLAATPPASFDGLFTGEPATLARALTLAETGRLPAARSEGGARIGAGLDLTPRRPVPVLGITGTGGSGKSSLTDELVRRFRLDQEDKLRIAVLAVDPTRRRGGGALLGDRIRMNSLTGDRVFFRSMATRGTESSLPEHLGDVIGVLKAAGFDLVIVETPGIGQGDAGIVPFVDRSLYVMTPEFGAASQLEKIDMLDFADAVAINKFERRGAEDARRDVGRQLVRNREEFGASWEDMPVFGTSAATFNDDGVTALYHHVRDLLTEDGLTVGEGRLRRPERKTSSEYASVIPPQRVRYLSEIAETVRGYHADTAKHVEAARRRQHLRTARELVGDAVDEALQKAEQDLPAASATLLDEWPQVVEAYSGDEMVVKVRDRELRTQLTRETLSGNKVPRVALPRFTEDAELLRFLRSENLPGRFPFTAGVFPFKREGEDPGRMFAGEGDAFRTNRRFKLLSQHSEAKRLSTAFDSVTLYGHDPDTRPDVYGKVGTSGVSIATLEDMKALYDGFDLTSPTTSVSMTINGPAPTILAFYLNTAVDQVIDRFRAEEGREPDAGEREELTAFALQNVRGTVQADILKEDQGQNTCIFSTEFSLRMMADIQEWFIQHKVRNFYSVSISGYHIAEAGANPISQLAFTLANGFTFVESYLARGMDIDDFAPNLSFFFSNGMDAEYSVIGRVARRIWAIAMREKYGANERSQKLKYHVQTSGRSLHAQEMDFNDIRTTLQALCALYDNANSLHTNAFDEAVTTPTEASVRRAMAIQLIIGKEWGLSMNENPLQGSFIIDELTDLVEEAVLAEFDRISERGGVLGAMETGYQRGRIQDESLLYEHRKHDGSLPIVGVNTFVREEAGEPQEIELARGTEAEKQSQLDRLADFQRRHTGEAADAIRRLQDVATGGGNVFDELMKAARTCSLGQLTEAFFEVGGQYRRNM, encoded by the coding sequence ATGGCAGAGCTGCACGTGCCGGTGAACCCGGTGCGCTTCGTCACCGCCGCGAGCCTCTTCGACGGCCACGACGCGGCGATCAACATCATGCGGCGCATCCTGCAGCGGCAGGGCGCCGAGGTGATCCACCTCGGGCACAACCGCTCGGTCGACGAGGTCGTGACCGCCGCGATCCAGGAGGACGCGCAGGGTGTGGCGGTCAGCTCCTACCAGGGCGGCCACATCGAGTACTTCACCTACCTCGTCGAGCTGCTGCGCGAGCGCGGCGCCGGGCACGTCAAGGTCTACGGCGGGGGCGGCGGGGTGATCGTCCCGCGGGAGATCGAGCTGCTGCACTCCCGCGGGGTCTCGCGGATCTTCTCCCCCGAGGACGGCCAGCGGCTCGGCCTGCCCGGGATGATCAACACGATGATCCGGGACTGCGACGTCGACCTCGCCGCCACTCCCCCTGCGTCCTTCGACGGCCTGTTCACCGGCGAGCCGGCCACCCTGGCCCGCGCGCTCACCCTCGCCGAGACGGGGCGCCTCCCCGCCGCGCGGAGCGAAGGCGGAGCGCGCATCGGTGCCGGTCTCGACCTCACACCCCGGCGGCCCGTCCCGGTGCTCGGCATCACCGGCACCGGCGGCTCCGGCAAGTCCAGCCTCACGGACGAGCTCGTGCGCCGCTTCCGCCTCGATCAGGAGGACAAGCTCCGGATCGCCGTGCTCGCCGTCGACCCGACCCGCCGCCGCGGCGGGGGTGCGCTGCTCGGCGACCGGATCCGGATGAACTCGCTGACCGGCGACCGGGTCTTCTTCCGCTCCATGGCCACCCGCGGCACGGAGAGCAGCCTCCCGGAACACCTGGGCGATGTGATCGGTGTGCTCAAGGCGGCCGGGTTCGACCTGGTGATCGTCGAGACACCCGGCATCGGGCAGGGCGACGCCGGGATCGTGCCGTTCGTCGACCGCTCGCTGTACGTCATGACGCCCGAGTTCGGCGCCGCGTCGCAGCTCGAGAAGATCGACATGCTGGACTTCGCCGACGCCGTGGCGATCAACAAGTTCGAGCGCCGCGGCGCCGAGGACGCCCGCCGCGACGTCGGCAGGCAGCTGGTGCGCAACCGCGAGGAGTTCGGAGCGTCCTGGGAGGACATGCCCGTCTTCGGCACGAGTGCCGCCACGTTCAACGACGACGGCGTCACCGCGCTCTACCACCACGTCCGCGACCTGCTCACCGAGGACGGGCTCACCGTCGGCGAGGGCAGACTGCGGCGCCCGGAGCGCAAGACGTCCAGCGAGTACGCCTCGGTCATCCCGCCGCAGCGCGTGCGGTACCTGTCCGAGATCGCCGAGACGGTGCGCGGCTACCACGCCGACACGGCGAAGCACGTCGAGGCGGCGCGGCGGCGCCAGCACCTGCGGACGGCACGCGAGCTGGTCGGGGACGCCGTCGACGAGGCCCTGCAGAAGGCCGAGCAGGACCTGCCGGCCGCGTCTGCGACGCTCCTGGACGAATGGCCGCAGGTCGTCGAGGCCTACTCCGGTGACGAGATGGTCGTGAAGGTCCGCGACAGGGAGCTGCGCACTCAGCTCACCCGCGAGACGCTGTCCGGGAACAAGGTGCCGCGCGTCGCGCTGCCCCGGTTCACCGAGGACGCCGAGCTGCTGCGGTTCCTGCGCAGCGAGAACCTGCCCGGGCGCTTCCCGTTCACGGCGGGCGTGTTCCCGTTCAAGCGCGAGGGCGAGGACCCCGGCCGCATGTTCGCGGGCGAGGGCGACGCGTTCCGCACCAACCGCCGCTTCAAGCTGCTCTCCCAGCACTCCGAGGCCAAGCGCCTGTCCACGGCGTTCGACTCCGTCACGCTCTACGGGCACGACCCGGACACCCGCCCGGACGTCTACGGCAAGGTCGGCACCTCCGGCGTCTCCATCGCGACGCTCGAGGACATGAAGGCGCTCTACGACGGCTTCGACCTGACCTCGCCCACGACGTCCGTGTCGATGACGATCAACGGGCCGGCCCCGACGATCCTCGCGTTCTACCTGAACACCGCGGTCGACCAGGTGATCGACCGGTTCCGGGCCGAGGAGGGCCGCGAGCCGGACGCGGGAGAGCGCGAGGAGCTCACCGCGTTCGCACTGCAGAACGTCCGGGGCACCGTGCAGGCCGACATCCTCAAGGAGGACCAGGGCCAGAACACCTGCATCTTCTCCACCGAGTTCTCACTGCGGATGATGGCCGACATCCAGGAGTGGTTCATCCAGCACAAGGTGCGGAACTTCTACTCGGTCTCCATCTCCGGCTACCACATCGCCGAGGCCGGGGCCAACCCCATCAGCCAGCTGGCGTTCACGCTCGCCAACGGGTTCACGTTCGTGGAGAGCTACCTCGCGCGCGGCATGGACATCGACGACTTCGCGCCGAACCTGTCGTTCTTCTTCTCCAACGGCATGGACGCCGAGTACTCGGTGATCGGGCGGGTGGCCCGGCGGATCTGGGCGATCGCGATGCGGGAGAAGTACGGGGCGAACGAGCGCTCGCAGAAGCTCAAGTACCACGTGCAGACCTCGGGCCGGTCGCTGCACGCGCAGGAGATGGACTTCAACGACATCCGCACCACCCTGCAGGCGCTCTGCGCGCTCTACGACAACGCCAACTCGCTGCACACCAACGCGTTCGACGAGGCCGTGACGACGCCGACCGAGGCGTCGGTGCGCCGCGCGATGGCGATCCAGCTGATCATCGGCAAGGAGTGGGGCCTGTCGATGAACGAGAACCCGCTGCAGGGCTCGTTCATCATCGACGAGCTCACCGACCTCGTCGAGGAGGCCGTGCTCGCCGAGTTCGACCGCATCTCCGAACGCGGCGGCGTGCTGGGGGCGATGGAGACCGGCTACCAGCGCGGGCGGATCCAGGACGAGTCGCTGCTGTACGAGCACCGCAAGCACGACGGGTCGCTGCCGATCGTCGGGGTCAACACGTTCGTGCGCGAGGAGGCGGGCGAACCGCAGGAGATCGAGCTCGCCCGCGGCACGGAGGCGGAGAAGCAGAGCCAGCTCGACCGGCTCGCCGACTTCCAGCGCCGCCACACCGGGGAGGCCGCCGACGCGATCCGGCGGCTGCAGGACGTGGCGACGGGTGGCGGCAACGTCTTCGACGAGCTGATGAAGGCGGCCCGCACGTGTTCCCTCGGCCAGCTGACGGAGGCGTTCTTCGAGGTAGGCGGCCAATACCGCCGCAACATGTGA
- a CDS encoding MFS transporter — MSLLVDARPLRSSPPFRRVWAGTALSTLGGQLAVVAVLHQTWELTASPVAVGAIGLAQAVPMVVFGIVGGALADAVDRRRLVLGTTLGQMVAAGLLAAQAFAGLDSLAVLLGLVALQSACGALGAPARRTFAARLLPADQVGAGLALFNLGFQVSMLVGPAIAGVVAAAWGVGACYAVDTLTFVAALYGVARLPALPPDGTVTRPGLAAVVAGWRFIAGRPALAGAFLTDLIATVLAMPIALFPVLNADRFGGDPQTLGLFLSAIAVGGIVAGLASGPVTRAHRLGLVMLAAAGVWGVALAAFGMAPALWQALGCLAVAGAADTVSVISRGALVQLATPDAYRGRVSAVEDIVGMAGPYLGNFRAGLVAGATTAGFAAISGGLLCVLGVAAVAMATPALRRPGIAARPPSRKEME; from the coding sequence GTGAGCCTCCTGGTCGATGCGCGGCCCCTGCGCTCCAGCCCGCCGTTCCGCCGGGTGTGGGCGGGCACCGCCCTCTCGACGCTCGGCGGCCAGCTCGCCGTCGTCGCCGTTCTGCACCAGACCTGGGAACTCACCGCCAGCCCCGTGGCCGTCGGTGCGATCGGGCTCGCCCAGGCCGTACCGATGGTCGTGTTCGGGATCGTGGGCGGCGCCCTCGCCGACGCGGTCGACCGCAGGCGCCTGGTCCTCGGCACGACGCTCGGCCAGATGGTGGCCGCCGGGCTGCTGGCCGCGCAGGCGTTCGCGGGCCTTGACTCGCTCGCGGTGCTCCTCGGCCTCGTCGCGTTGCAGTCGGCCTGCGGGGCACTCGGCGCCCCCGCCCGCCGCACGTTCGCGGCCCGCCTGCTGCCGGCCGACCAGGTCGGCGCCGGGCTCGCGCTGTTCAACCTCGGCTTCCAGGTCTCGATGCTGGTGGGGCCTGCGATCGCCGGGGTCGTCGCCGCTGCATGGGGGGTCGGCGCCTGCTACGCCGTCGACACGCTGACCTTCGTCGCCGCGCTCTACGGCGTGGCACGCCTCCCGGCCCTGCCGCCCGATGGCACGGTCACCCGGCCGGGCCTCGCGGCCGTGGTCGCGGGATGGCGGTTCATCGCGGGCAGGCCTGCGTTGGCGGGTGCGTTCCTCACCGACCTGATCGCCACCGTGCTCGCCATGCCGATCGCGCTCTTCCCGGTGCTCAACGCCGACCGCTTCGGCGGCGACCCGCAGACGCTGGGCCTGTTCCTCTCCGCCATCGCCGTCGGTGGCATCGTCGCGGGGCTCGCGTCCGGGCCCGTCACGCGGGCCCACCGCCTCGGCCTGGTCATGCTCGCCGCGGCGGGCGTCTGGGGCGTCGCGCTCGCGGCCTTCGGGATGGCACCGGCGCTGTGGCAGGCGCTGGGCTGCCTCGCGGTCGCCGGTGCGGCCGACACGGTCTCGGTGATCTCCCGCGGCGCGCTCGTGCAGCTCGCCACGCCGGACGCCTACCGCGGCCGCGTCAGCGCCGTCGAGGACATCGTGGGCATGGCGGGCCCGTACCTCGGCAACTTCCGGGCCGGCCTGGTGGCTGGTGCGACCACGGCCGGTTTCGCCGCGATCTCGGGCGGCCTCCTCTGCGTCCTGGGCGTCGCGGCGGTCGCCATGGCGACCCCGGCGCTGCGCCGCCCCGGCATTGCAGCAAGGCCACCGTCACGCAAGGAGATGGAATGA
- a CDS encoding MarR family winged helix-turn-helix transcriptional regulator, whose product MDADIARLYTERGITGVRPRFVAPLIRLGRRGGMTIRQLAESLEVTHSAMSQTVAALQRDGLVTTAAGADARTRQVLLTERARELLPFLEAEWRATEEVVAELEAEIPYALSQVVEDLQAALDRRSFHDRIADRIADR is encoded by the coding sequence ATGGACGCCGACATCGCCCGCCTCTACACCGAGCGCGGCATCACGGGGGTGCGGCCGCGGTTCGTCGCCCCGCTGATCCGGCTCGGCCGCCGGGGCGGGATGACGATCCGGCAGCTGGCCGAGTCGCTCGAGGTCACCCACTCCGCGATGAGCCAGACCGTCGCCGCCCTGCAGCGGGACGGCCTCGTGACCACCGCAGCAGGCGCGGACGCCCGCACCCGCCAGGTCTTGCTCACCGAACGGGCGCGTGAGCTCCTGCCGTTCCTCGAGGCCGAGTGGCGGGCCACCGAGGAGGTGGTCGCCGAGCTGGAAGCCGAGATCCCCTACGCGCTCAGCCAGGTCGTCGAGGACCTGCAGGCGGCGCTCGACCGCCGTTCCTTCCACGACCGGATCGCCGACCGGATCGCCGACCGGTGA
- a CDS encoding NAD(P)-dependent oxidoreductase, protein MNTDGVTVIGMGPMGRAMARAFLAASRPTTVWNRTPGRADELVAAGAMRAATAAEAVAASELVVLSLTDYQAMYDILGATGDAIAGRVVVNLSSDTPDATRAAAAWLADRGAQLVAGGALASADVVGTDGASVLYSGSREAFDAHEATLAVIGRPEYLGADHGLAQLHYQAQLQVFLTTLAAYLQSFAMFTAAGIPAQEFLSRAAPGEDVAVLLPDAARAADEGRYPGELANVLMMGATADHVVGANRSAGLDTALPDAVKSLYDRAIARGHGRDGWASLVEVIRKPSSS, encoded by the coding sequence ATGAACACGGATGGGGTGACGGTGATCGGGATGGGCCCGATGGGCCGGGCGATGGCACGCGCGTTCCTGGCGGCAAGCCGGCCGACGACGGTGTGGAACCGGACGCCGGGGCGGGCGGACGAGCTGGTGGCGGCCGGGGCAATGCGGGCGGCGACGGCGGCGGAGGCGGTGGCGGCGAGCGAGCTGGTGGTGCTCAGCCTCACCGACTACCAGGCGATGTACGACATCCTCGGCGCGACGGGGGACGCCATCGCGGGGCGCGTCGTGGTCAACCTCAGCTCGGACACCCCGGACGCCACGCGCGCGGCGGCGGCATGGCTCGCCGACCGCGGTGCGCAGCTCGTGGCAGGCGGGGCGCTGGCCTCGGCGGACGTCGTCGGCACCGACGGCGCGTCCGTGCTCTACAGCGGCTCTCGGGAGGCGTTCGACGCCCACGAGGCGACGCTCGCCGTGATCGGGCGTCCCGAGTACCTGGGGGCCGACCACGGCCTCGCGCAGCTGCACTACCAGGCCCAGCTGCAGGTGTTCCTCACGACGCTGGCCGCGTACCTGCAGTCGTTCGCGATGTTCACCGCTGCCGGGATCCCGGCGCAGGAGTTCCTGAGCCGCGCGGCCCCGGGCGAGGACGTCGCCGTCCTCCTGCCCGACGCGGCCCGCGCCGCCGACGAGGGCCGCTACCCGGGCGAGCTCGCGAACGTGCTCATGATGGGCGCCACCGCCGATCACGTGGTCGGCGCCAACCGCAGTGCAGGCCTCGACACGGCGCTGCCGGACGCCGTCAAGTCGCTCTACGACCGGGCGATCGCGCGTGGCCACGGGCGGGACGGGTGGGCGAGCCTCGTCGAGGTGATCCGGAAACCGTCGTCGAGCTGA
- a CDS encoding phosphotransferase, whose translation MLEEIPLAGGNVSVGVVRVGDTVRRPAGPWTPAVHALLAHLHAVGFRAAPRPLGLDEQGREVLGFAPGTTVWPDRFAEVGPPARLARVGRMIREFHDAVAGFTPPPGAVWRVVIPPEDDGGGEIIAHHDLAPWNLVTDGDTWTFIDWDGAGPGSRLWDLAYAVKAFVPLSADPARRRTDAAARARVLADAYGLDEEQRLRLAPMLARRAGAMRDLLAAGHTNGVQPWARLWDEGHGETWSQDTEYIARREQEWLTALTN comes from the coding sequence GTGCTCGAGGAGATCCCGCTCGCCGGGGGCAACGTCAGCGTGGGCGTCGTTCGGGTCGGCGACACCGTGCGCAGGCCGGCCGGGCCGTGGACGCCCGCCGTGCACGCGCTGCTGGCGCACCTGCACGCGGTCGGCTTCCGCGCGGCGCCACGCCCGCTCGGGCTCGACGAGCAGGGCCGCGAGGTGCTCGGGTTCGCGCCGGGCACCACCGTGTGGCCGGACCGGTTCGCCGAGGTCGGGCCGCCCGCCCGGCTTGCGCGGGTCGGCCGGATGATCCGCGAGTTCCACGACGCGGTCGCCGGCTTCACCCCGCCGCCGGGCGCGGTGTGGCGGGTCGTCATCCCGCCCGAGGACGACGGCGGCGGCGAGATCATCGCCCACCACGACCTGGCGCCGTGGAACCTCGTGACCGACGGCGACACCTGGACGTTCATCGACTGGGACGGCGCGGGCCCCGGCTCACGGCTGTGGGACCTCGCCTACGCGGTGAAGGCCTTCGTGCCGCTCTCGGCGGACCCGGCGCGGCGTCGCACCGACGCCGCGGCCCGCGCGCGTGTGCTCGCCGACGCCTACGGGCTCGACGAGGAGCAGCGCCTGCGCCTGGCGCCCATGCTCGCCCGCCGCGCCGGGGCCATGCGCGACCTGCTGGCCGCGGGCCACACGAACGGCGTGCAGCCATGGGCCCGCCTCTGGGACGAGGGCCACGGTGAGACCTGGAGCCAGGACACCGAGTACATCGCACGACGGGAGCAGGAGTGGCTGACCGCCCTCACGAACTGA
- a CDS encoding NAD(P)-dependent oxidoreductase yields the protein MSVVVCAGDEFISADLLARALADAGVEGEFRRIDSAWPTEPFGSMDGVREAAGDPARLAELVRGADALVTHLAPLTAEVLDAGRGSLRVVGVTRGGPVNVDVPAATAAGVLVAYLPGRNLGAVAEFCVGTMICAMRGLPAAAAGLAAGRWDAAGFRYERTGLELRAATVGLVGLGAVGLRVAELLRGFGSRVLAHDPYASAEDAERVGVRLVDLPELLGASDVVSLHARLTPETKQMIDATALAAMRPGSVLVNTARGELVDTRALDAALASGHLRAAVLDVFDPEPPAPDDPLPRRPEVFATPHLAGASRQVAEESAARIAKEVAAVLAGGRPTTCANPELLASS from the coding sequence ATGAGTGTGGTGGTGTGTGCCGGCGACGAGTTCATCTCCGCCGATCTGCTCGCGCGCGCGCTCGCCGATGCGGGCGTCGAGGGGGAGTTCCGGCGGATCGACTCGGCGTGGCCCACCGAGCCGTTCGGCTCCATGGACGGCGTGCGGGAGGCGGCGGGCGACCCCGCCCGGCTCGCCGAACTGGTGCGCGGGGCCGACGCGTTGGTCACGCACCTCGCCCCGCTCACGGCCGAGGTCCTCGACGCCGGGCGGGGGAGCCTGCGGGTGGTCGGCGTGACCCGGGGCGGGCCCGTGAACGTCGACGTGCCGGCCGCGACGGCCGCAGGCGTGCTCGTCGCGTACCTGCCGGGGCGCAACCTGGGCGCGGTGGCCGAGTTCTGCGTCGGCACGATGATCTGCGCGATGCGCGGCCTCCCGGCCGCCGCCGCGGGGCTCGCGGCCGGGCGCTGGGACGCCGCGGGCTTCCGCTACGAGCGCACCGGTCTGGAGCTGCGCGCGGCCACCGTCGGGCTCGTCGGGCTGGGTGCGGTCGGGCTGCGGGTCGCCGAGCTGCTGCGCGGCTTCGGCTCCCGGGTGCTCGCGCACGACCCGTACGCGTCCGCGGAGGACGCCGAGCGGGTGGGCGTCCGGCTGGTGGACCTGCCGGAGCTGCTGGGCGCGAGCGACGTCGTCAGCCTGCACGCCCGGCTCACCCCCGAGACGAAGCAGATGATCGACGCCACCGCGCTCGCCGCGATGCGCCCGGGCTCGGTGCTGGTCAACACCGCCCGCGGGGAACTGGTCGACACCCGGGCCCTCGACGCTGCGCTGGCGTCCGGGCACCTGCGCGCCGCCGTGCTGGACGTGTTCGACCCCGAACCGCCCGCACCGGACGACCCGCTGCCGCGGCGTCCCGAGGTGTTCGCCACCCCGCATCTGGCGGGCGCGTCCCGCCAGGTCGCGGAGGAGTCGGCGGCGCGCATCGCGAAGGAGGTGGCGGCGGTGCTGGCGGGCGGCCGCCCGACGACCTGCGCGAACCCGGAGCTGTTGGCGTCGTCCTGA
- a CDS encoding ABC transporter ATP-binding protein, producing the protein MTTAATTNGTAQNATAQRLRLESLRKTYTARGREPFEAVKGIDLDIEPGELVALLGPSGCGKTTTLRMIAGLETVTSGRIVIGDRSVGDLPPGKRNVGVGFESYALYPPLTVRENLAYGLKARRARDAIARVDAIAERLEMTELLDMRPANLSSGQKQRVALARALVRNPPVLLLDEPLSHLDAGQRQRVRRELKVLQREFGYTTIVVTHDQLEALSLADRMAVMDAGVIKQFGTPDEVFDAPADRFVADFVGEPSITLLPGVGTGSGVRVGGVGGMATSVHVPDGRDVLVGLRPQDCHPTDGPGLEGTVLVFEDLLEFGLATVELPGIDTRVVAQVEPGHPLRAGDPITIAAPPERVHVFDPATGERVR; encoded by the coding sequence ATGACCACCGCTGCAACGACCAACGGCACCGCTCAGAACGCAACGGCACAGCGCCTGCGGCTGGAGTCGTTGCGCAAGACCTACACCGCCCGGGGCCGCGAGCCGTTCGAGGCCGTGAAGGGCATCGACCTGGACATCGAGCCGGGCGAGCTGGTGGCCCTGCTCGGCCCGTCCGGGTGCGGGAAGACGACCACGCTGCGGATGATCGCCGGGCTGGAGACCGTGACGTCCGGGCGGATCGTGATCGGCGACCGTTCCGTGGGCGACCTGCCGCCGGGCAAGCGCAACGTCGGCGTCGGGTTCGAGAGCTACGCGCTCTACCCGCCGCTGACCGTGCGGGAGAACCTGGCGTACGGGTTGAAGGCGCGGCGGGCGCGCGATGCGATCGCCCGCGTGGACGCGATCGCCGAGCGCCTCGAGATGACCGAGCTGCTCGACATGCGGCCTGCCAACCTGTCCAGCGGCCAGAAGCAGCGGGTTGCGCTCGCCCGCGCGCTGGTGCGCAACCCGCCGGTGCTGCTGCTCGACGAGCCGCTCTCGCACCTGGACGCCGGGCAGCGCCAGCGGGTGCGCCGGGAGCTGAAGGTGCTGCAGCGCGAGTTCGGCTACACCACGATCGTCGTCACCCACGACCAGCTGGAGGCGCTCAGCCTCGCCGACCGGATGGCCGTGATGGACGCCGGCGTGATCAAGCAGTTCGGCACTCCGGACGAGGTCTTCGACGCACCGGCCGACCGGTTCGTCGCCGACTTCGTCGGGGAGCCGTCGATCACCCTGCTGCCCGGCGTCGGGACCGGGAGCGGCGTCCGCGTCGGCGGAGTCGGCGGGATGGCGACGTCGGTGCACGTTCCCGACGGCCGCGACGTGCTGGTCGGCCTGCGCCCGCAGGACTGCCATCCGACCGACGGCCCAGGCCTGGAGGGGACCGTGCTGGTGTTCGAGGACCTGCTCGAGTTCGGGCTGGCCACCGTGGAGCTGCCCGGGATCGATACCCGGGTCGTCGCGCAGGTGGAGCCGGGACACCCGCTGCGGGCGGGCGACCCGATCACGATCGCGGCTCCACCGGAGCGCGTGCACGTCTTCGACCCGGCCACGGGGGAGCGGGTTCGATGA